In Sphaerisporangium krabiense, the DNA window CCCGAGAGCTGGAGGTCTCCGAGCGCACCGCCCGCCGTGACCTCGACGCCCTGGCCATGGCCGGGGTGCCCGTGTACTCCATGCAGGGCCGAAGCGGCGGCTGGCGCCTCGTGGGCGGCGCCCGCACCGACCTGTCCGGGCTGACCGCGAGTGAGGCCCGCGCCCTGTTCCTGGTCGCCAGCCCGGCCTCGGCTGCGACGCCGACCGTGAAAGCGGCTCTGCGCAAGCTCGTCCATGCCCTGCCGGAGCCCTTCCGGGTGCAGGCGGAGGCGGCGGCGTCGTCGTTGGTCATGGACCCGCAACGATGGGGGTCGAGTCGGATCGAGCACCGGCCACCTCGCTTCCTCGACGAACTCCAGGACGCGGTGATCCGCGGTGTCCAGGTGCGGCTCGGCTACGTCGACCGCGAAGGCACCGAAACCGAGAGAACCGTCCACCCGCTGGGCATCGTCGCCAAAGGACCGACGTGGTACCTCGTCGCTAACGCTGACGCCGGTCGGAGGACGTTCCGGATCGACCGCGTGTCATCCGTCGAGCCGACCGACGATCCCGTGCACCGGCCCGAGGGGTTCGACCTTGCCGAGAGCTGGAGGGAGATCGCCGACGAGGTCGGCCGAAGGCGAACACCCCTCGAAGTCCAGGCCGTGTGCACTCCCGAAGGGATCGGCAAGCTCCGAATGGGACTTGGGGACCGGCTTGAGGTTGGAGGTTCCACGAGCGACGGCCGCATCGAGGTCGTGATCCGCGGCTACAACGAGTACGCGCTCGCGGGCGAGCTCGCCGGACTGGTCGAATGGCTCGAAGTGACCGGCCCACCTGGTGTGCGGCACCACCTCACCTTGATCGCCAACGCGCTCATCGAGCGATACGGCTGAGACGCTTCAGGGATCGCCCGTCAGAATGGTTCGCCCACCGGAAGGGGCTCAGAAGCGGGTCGCGCCGAAGGGGGAGAGGACGTCGGGGCGGATGCCGTTCAGCATGAAATCCGTCAGGGCGGCGCCCGAGACCATGGACAGGCCGACGCCGAGCATGCCGTGGCCGGTGTTGACGTAGGCGTTGGACAGGTTGGGGAGGTGGTCGATGATCGGGAGGCCGTCAGGGGTCATCGGGCGGAGGCCCGCCCACAGGTGGGGCAGTTCCCGCACCGACTCGTTCGCCGGCATGTGCCGCAGGTAGCGGCGGGCGACGCGGACCATGCCGCGGACCATCCGCGGGTTGATCCGCAGTGTCTCGTCGGCGATCTCCATGCCGCCCAGTACCCGGTAACCACCCTTCAGCGGGGTCACCCCGACCTTGGTGTGCGACAGGTAGAGAGGGTGGGCGGGGGAGTGTTCGGACGGCACGAAGAAGCTGTATCCCTTGCCGCCCCGCATGGGCAGCCGGGCGCCGAGCCAGGCGGCGATGCGGCGGGTGTCCAGCCCGGCGGCGATCACCAGCGCGTCGGCCCGCACCTGCCCGCCGGTGGTCTCGACGGCGGTGACCCGGCCGCCGGAGGCGTGCACCGCGGTCACCCGGGTGCCGGTGTGCAGGCGCACGCCCCGCTTGACCAGGTACTCGGCCAGCGTGTTGCAGAACGCCCCCGGATCGACGTGCCGCTCCTCGGTCAGGTTGAATCCGCTGCGCACCTGGTCCGACAGCTCCGGCTCCAGCTCGTGGATCTCCTCGTGGCCCATGATCCGCGTCGGTACGGCGTACCCGGCGGCGCGCATCGGGGCCAGCTCGGCGAGTTGGTGGCGGGCCTCGGCCTCGGTCAGGCAGGCGCGCAGATTGCCCTTGCGCGGCACCTCGACCGGCACGCCGAGGTCGGCGAGTTCGTCGAAACCGTCGAACATCTCGCGTGACAGCGCGCCCAGCCGGGCCGAGCCGCTCTCGAAGGAGGACCGGGTGCAGTGGCGGGCGAACCTCAGCAGCCACGGGATCATGCTGGGCGCGGTGAGCGGCCGGATCGCCACGGCGGAGTCACGCTGGAACGACTCGGCGACGCCCATGCGCGGCACGCCCGGTCCGGGCGTCGGGATGCTCAGCACCGGGCTGAGCCAGCCGCCGTTGCCCCATGAGGTCGAACAGCCGGGCCGGCCCGACTCGATGATCGTGACGTCGAGATCGGCTTTCCGCAGGTAGTAGGCGGTGGCCAGGCCGACCGCGCCGCCTCCGATGACGGTGACCGACGAGAGTGCGCTCATACGCCGGCGCCAACCTTACTGCTCATGGATATGTCCAATACATAGAGATGTGTACGACGAGTCGTGAAGGCTTCATCCCGCTAGCGAGAGCCGTACCGGCCCCGCGCCGGGCACGGCCCGCGCGAGCGACGACCAGGGGACGCGGAACACCCGGCCGGGGGAGGCGGGCCACGGGACACGGCGACGGGTGAGCAGGCGGCCGGCCTGGTGGACCTGTACGACGGGCGAGCGGACCAGGGTGTCGGTCCACAGCAGCAGGCGGCCTCGGGAGGGAGGTGGGTCGCCGCGGCGGACCATCGACGGGGCCACCCAGCGCAGGGGGGCGTCCACCTGGATGTCGAACGCGATCTCGCCGGGCTGATCGTCGGCCAGCCAGCGATGGACGGCGGCGGCCACGTGCCGGCCGTCCAGGGCGGCGATGTCGGCGGTGTCGACGGGATGGATCAGGTTGCCGGCGGCGAAGACGCCCGGGCGGCTGGTGCGCAGCGCGGTGTCCACGACCGGGCCACGGCTGCTCGGGTCGAGACGGAGACCGGTGCCCCGGGCGAGCTCGTGGTCGGGGATCCAGTCGCCGGTCACCACTACGGTGTCGCACTCGACCCGGCGCCGCCGTCCGGTGCCGGCCTGCTCGACGACCACGGCGCTCACCCGGCCGGCGTCGCCCTCGATGGAGACCAGGCGGGTGCGGGTGGCCACGGGAACCCGGAGCAGGGCCCGGCCCGGCAGGTGGAAGGCGGCGTAGGACTCCGGGACCGGTTGCTGCGTGGTCATCAGCACGGTGCGGCAGCCCGCCTCGCGCAGGGTCAGCACCGCCGACCAGCTCACCAGCTCGGCCCCGACGATGACCGCCCGCTTTCCGGGCCGCCCGTGATGGAGGTGGACCAGGTTCTGCAGGTGGCCGGTGGTGTAGACCCCGGCGCCTCGGTCACCGGTGATCAGCCGGGCCGGCCTCGGCCGTTCGCGGGCGCCGGTGGCCAGCACGAGCGCGCGGGGCTCGACGCGCACCAGCCCGGACGGAGTGGTCACCTCCAGCTCGCGGCCGTCGGACACCCGGGTGACCGTGGCTTCGGTGAGGACGCGCGCCCCGGCTCGCTCGGCGCGGCGGTGCAGCAGCCGGGCGTATGCCGGCCCGCTCATCACCCGGTGCAGGTCGCGGAGGCCGTAGCCGGTGTGGTCGCTGTGCCGGGGGATGCCTCCCGGCACTTGTTCGCGCTCCAGCACCAGGATCTCGCCGTCGACCAGACCGGCCAGCGCGGCGGCGGCGGTCAGCCCGGCGGGCCCCGCGCCGACGACGGCCACCGCGGGCCTCATCGTCTCCATGCCTCAGGCCTCCGTTCCGGTGGCCTCGGCGAACAGCCGGCCGACTTCGGCGCCGCAGAAGAACCCCTGGCAGCGGCCCAGCGTCGCGCGGGTGCGGCGGCGCAGTCCGTTCAGATCGTGCGGCGGAATCGGCGCGGCGAACGCGTCGCGGACCTCGCCCCTCGTCACCTTCTCGCAGAAGCACACGATCCGCCCGTACTCGGCGTCCGCTCTGATCAGCTCGTCACTCTGGTACGGCCGGGTGAACGCCTCGCCGAGCACCGGCACCCGCACCGGCGGTGGCAGATCGGAGCGCGGCTTGAGCGGCAGCCCGGCCTCGTCGAGCAGGTCACGCAGGTGCTCGGCGATGCTCATGCTCGCGGTGAGCCCGGTGGAGCGGATCCCGCCGAGGCACGCGTAGCGCTGCCCGGCGTCCACGTCGACGACGTAGTCGCCGTGCTCGGTGGCGGCGCGGAGTCCGGCGTAGGAGGTGGTGATCTCTTCCTCCAGGAGTGACGGCATGATCCGGCGGCCCTTCTCCAGCAGCGATGCGATGCCGGCCTCGGAGGTGGAGGTGTCGGTGCGGTCCTGCAGGTCTTCGGAGGTAGGACCGAGCATCACGTTGCCGAACACGGTCGGGCTGATCAGCACCCCCTTGCCGCGTGAGGTCGGCACCGGCAGCACGATCTTCGGCGCCAGCGGCCGGGCAGCCGTGTCGAACACGATCAGTTCGCCTCGCCGGGCCGTCACGGAGAACCGCCGGTGGCCGAAGAGGCCGTCGATGACGTCCGCGCCGAGCCCGGCCGCGTTGACCACCCACCGGGCCGTGATGTCGCCCCGCGAGGTGTGCAGCGTGGTCAGGTCCGGCCCGGCGTCCACCGACTCGACGCGGGCGCCGAGTCGCAGGTCGACGCCTCGGGCCAGCGCGTCGTAGGCGAAGGCGAGCGTGGTGGACCACGGATCGACGATCGACTCGCCGGGCACGGTCATCCCGCCGAGGGCGCCTGGTCCGAGGGCGGGGACGGTCTCGTAGACGGTGTCGCGGCCGACGATCTCGGCGGCGTGGTAGCCGTTGGCGACGGCCTTGTCCCCGAGTCCCGGCAGCGCGGCGAGCTGGTCCTCGTCCCAGGCGACCAGAAGGGCCCCGGTCGGCTCGACCGAGATGCCCGTCTCGCCGGCATACCGCGACAGCTGCGCGTAGCCACGAGCCACCAGCCGGGACTCCAGCGTGCCGGGGGTGGCGTCGAAGCCGGTGTGCAGGAGCGCGGTGTTGGCCTTGCTGGTGGCGTCGCCCACGTCGTCACGGGCCTCGACCAGCGCCACGTCCAGCTCGAACGCGGCCAGCTCACGGGCCACGGCGCACCCGACCACCCCGGCCCCGATGATCGCGACGTCATGGATCCTCATGTGTCGTCCCTCCGGGCCGCCGCCGAACGAGCAGCCTTCTCCCAGCGCGCCATCGCCTCGGCGGCCCGCCGCTCGGTCCAGGCCGGCTCGAAGGACACGGCCGGGGACCACCCGTCGATCGCGGCCGGCAGGGACAGCTCGTCGTCGAGCGCCAGCCGGGCGAGAGCCGCAGTGCCGAGCGCGGTGGCGTGTGGCGACGGGTAGACGTCCACCGGGACCTGCAGCAGGTCGGCCTGGGCCTGCATCAGGGTGTGCGAGCGGGTCAGCCCGCCGTCCACCCGCAGCCGGGTCACCGGCACGCCGATGTCGGCGCTCATCGCCCGGGCCAGGGTGGCGACCTGCGCCGCCAGGCCCTCGACCACGGCGCGGACCAGCCGGCCCCGCGTGGTGGCCAGGCCGAGGCCGGTGAACGCGCCGCACGGCTCAGGGTTGCGCCACGGCTGCGCCAGACCGGCCAGGCCGGGTACGAAGCAGGCCCCACCGGAGTCGCCGGCCGCCTCGGCGTCGAGCGCGTCCGGCGCGGACAGCAGGCCCAGATCGACCAGCCACCGTACGGCGGAGCCGGCTGTGTAGACCTGGCCGTCCAGGCAGTAGCCGGTGGACGCGCGCAGCGACCAGGCGAGCGATGAGGT includes these proteins:
- a CDS encoding NAD(P)/FAD-dependent oxidoreductase translates to METMRPAVAVVGAGPAGLTAAAALAGLVDGEILVLEREQVPGGIPRHSDHTGYGLRDLHRVMSGPAYARLLHRRAERAGARVLTEATVTRVSDGRELEVTTPSGLVRVEPRALVLATGARERPRPARLITGDRGAGVYTTGHLQNLVHLHHGRPGKRAVIVGAELVSWSAVLTLREAGCRTVLMTTQQPVPESYAAFHLPGRALLRVPVATRTRLVSIEGDAGRVSAVVVEQAGTGRRRRVECDTVVVTGDWIPDHELARGTGLRLDPSSRGPVVDTALRTSRPGVFAAGNLIHPVDTADIAALDGRHVAAAVHRWLADDQPGEIAFDIQVDAPLRWVAPSMVRRGDPPPSRGRLLLWTDTLVRSPVVQVHQAGRLLTRRRVPWPASPGRVFRVPWSSLARAVPGAGPVRLSLAG
- a CDS encoding NAD(P)/FAD-dependent oxidoreductase → MRIHDVAIIGAGVVGCAVARELAAFELDVALVEARDDVGDATSKANTALLHTGFDATPGTLESRLVARGYAQLSRYAGETGISVEPTGALLVAWDEDQLAALPGLGDKAVANGYHAAEIVGRDTVYETVPALGPGALGGMTVPGESIVDPWSTTLAFAYDALARGVDLRLGARVESVDAGPDLTTLHTSRGDITARWVVNAAGLGADVIDGLFGHRRFSVTARRGELIVFDTAARPLAPKIVLPVPTSRGKGVLISPTVFGNVMLGPTSEDLQDRTDTSTSEAGIASLLEKGRRIMPSLLEEEITTSYAGLRAATEHGDYVVDVDAGQRYACLGGIRSTGLTASMSIAEHLRDLLDEAGLPLKPRSDLPPPVRVPVLGEAFTRPYQSDELIRADAEYGRIVCFCEKVTRGEVRDAFAAPIPPHDLNGLRRRTRATLGRCQGFFCGAEVGRLFAEATGTEA
- a CDS encoding helix-turn-helix transcriptional regulator, whose amino-acid sequence is MRTDRLVAILLLLQRREQVTAAEVARELEVSERTARRDLDALAMAGVPVYSMQGRSGGWRLVGGARTDLSGLTASEARALFLVASPASAATPTVKAALRKLVHALPEPFRVQAEAAASSLVMDPQRWGSSRIEHRPPRFLDELQDAVIRGVQVRLGYVDREGTETERTVHPLGIVAKGPTWYLVANADAGRRTFRIDRVSSVEPTDDPVHRPEGFDLAESWREIADEVGRRRTPLEVQAVCTPEGIGKLRMGLGDRLEVGGSTSDGRIEVVIRGYNEYALAGELAGLVEWLEVTGPPGVRHHLTLIANALIERYG
- a CDS encoding NAD(P)/FAD-dependent oxidoreductase; its protein translation is MSALSSVTVIGGGAVGLATAYYLRKADLDVTIIESGRPGCSTSWGNGGWLSPVLSIPTPGPGVPRMGVAESFQRDSAVAIRPLTAPSMIPWLLRFARHCTRSSFESGSARLGALSREMFDGFDELADLGVPVEVPRKGNLRACLTEAEARHQLAELAPMRAAGYAVPTRIMGHEEIHELEPELSDQVRSGFNLTEERHVDPGAFCNTLAEYLVKRGVRLHTGTRVTAVHASGGRVTAVETTGGQVRADALVIAAGLDTRRIAAWLGARLPMRGGKGYSFFVPSEHSPAHPLYLSHTKVGVTPLKGGYRVLGGMEIADETLRINPRMVRGMVRVARRYLRHMPANESVRELPHLWAGLRPMTPDGLPIIDHLPNLSNAYVNTGHGMLGVGLSMVSGAALTDFMLNGIRPDVLSPFGATRF